The following proteins are co-located in the Neomonachus schauinslandi chromosome 8, ASM220157v2, whole genome shotgun sequence genome:
- the LOC123325484 gene encoding LOW QUALITY PROTEIN: DLA class II histocompatibility antigen, DR-1 beta chain-like (The sequence of the model RefSeq protein was modified relative to this genomic sequence to represent the inferred CDS: inserted 1 base in 1 codon) — translation MACLWFPRGLSMAALMVILMMLSSPLAWARDTPSHFVHQYKAECHYSNGTERVRLLARSIYNGEEDVRFDSDVGEFRPVTELGRPTAEYWNRQKDILEQKRAAVDTVCRHNYRVVESFMVQRRVEPTATVYPTKTQPLQHHNLLVCSVNGFYPGXIEVRWFRNGQEEEAGVVSTGLIRNGDWTFQTLVMLETVPQSGEVYTCQVEHPSLTSPVTVEWRAQSDSAQSKMLSGIGGFVLGLLFLVVGLFIYFRNQKGKAPVDFLEIQKSTFHGYYVEV, via the exons ATGGCATGTCTGTGGTTCCCTAGAGGCTTATCAATGGCAGCTTTAATGGTGATACTGATGATGCTGAGCTCTCCCCTGGCTTGGGCTAGAGACACCCCAT CTCATTTCGTGCACCAGTATAAGGCCGAGTGTCATTATTCCAACGGGACGGAGCGGGTGCGGCTCCTGGCCAGATCAATCTATAACGGGGAGGAGGACGTGCGCTTCGACAGCGACGTGGGGGAGTTCCGGCCGGTGACGGAGCTGGGGCGGCCCACCGCTGAGTACTGGAACCGCCAGAAGGACATCTTGGAGCAGAAGCGGGCCGCGGTGGACACGGTGTGCAGACACAACTACCGGGTGGTTGAGAGCTTCATGGTGCAGCGGCGAG TTGAGCCTACAGCGACTGTGTATCCTACGAAGACCCAGCCCCTGCAGCACCACAACCTCCTGGTCTGCTCTGTGAATGGTTTCTATCCAG CCATTGAAGTCAGGTGGTTTCGGAATGGCCAGGAAGAGGAGGCTGGGGTCGTGTCCACAGGCCTGATCCGGAATGGAGACTGGACCTTCCAGACCCTGGTAATGCTGGAGACAGTTCCTCAGAGTGGAGAGGTCTACACCTGCCAAGTGGAGCACCCAAGCTTGACGAGCCCTGTCACCGTGGAATGGA GGGCACAGTCTGACTCTGCACAAAGCAAGATGCTGAGTGGAATTGGAGGCTTTGTTCTAGGTCTGCTCTTCCTCGTGGTGGGGCTGTTCATCTACTTCAGGAATCAGAAGGGTAAGGCACCTGTTG ATTTCCTAGAAATCCAGAAATCAACATTCCACGGTTACTATGTTGAAGTATAA